The Lactuca sativa cultivar Salinas chromosome 2, Lsat_Salinas_v11, whole genome shotgun sequence genome includes the window agataagaaagatgtaATTTCTGTTGGAGAATAATGTTCAAGGAAAATAGATATTGCCAATGGTGAAAACATATCATCATCTTCATGCTCTCGGGGTGTTGTAACTTGTACAAGATGAAGAGACTAAAACAACAGCTTGTCATGTTTGAGAGATTGACTGGAAAGCAAGAAAGATGTGAAAATAGCGAATATGATGATAAAAAAGTCTCAAAGAGAAGGGTAATGATATTTGCAAGCGAATGGTGAGGTTTTGGTTTTCGGGTGTATCAACTAAACttcttttataattatttattgctTCTTTTTTTAACAGAGGAGAGCCCACAAACCCAAACTCCAAAGGCAGCATCCAGCCAATATTTTATTTAGTTATGTTATGTTACTGCCACCACCTCTGCTGATTGGTGATGATGTAAGCAGTGGAGCATTTTTTTCAAGGGACATTCCAGTTGCAAGGATACGTACATCTTTCATATTTTTTAGTCTTTTGGCATATGTATTGTAGTGCTTAATCTGATTTAGGAACACATAGGAAAAATGAGCAGCAAAATCCCTTTATATTAATTAGATACAACTTTTTACATTGTATGGCTGAAAGTACATCATCACATAGGTGATATGGATTCAGAATATTCCAATGGCATATTGCTAAAACTGCTCCATTTGGAATATTATGTTACAGCTTACAGGTAAGGTAATATTCTCTTTACTGTTCATAAATCAACTTAAGGAGATGTTTTGTGTGTGGCCATATATGCAGATTCAGCCTCCAGTTCAGACGAGTCTCTTATGCAGCAGCAGGTATAAATATGTTCAATCTTGTTTCTTGTAATCTCAATTAGGTTTCATTCCAGAGTTTCAAGTGTCAATATATTTTCCATCAAATCAAATCATACCCTGATTGGCTTTAGACATCCCAAAACTCTTGCTCTTTTTATGTACTCAAGTACCACCAAAAATAAGCCCAATATATACAAAATCATAATTCTCATCTTTTCTGCAAGTGCAATCCCAGAATTGCTGCTTTCTGTCTCTGAATTTAATCTGCTGCTAGATGATGATGTCCAACAGTCtgagaataaaaacaacagtctattcttcatattcattaattaattatcttttgaAAGACGATAGCCTGCCTAACTGTAGTAATACTTACTAGAGGTAGAGGTGTTTGGGGATAAATTAGTCCAGTCAAATGGGCTTGTCTTGGTTTCTGATGCTCTGATCAAATCCAGTAGAGCTTCATTCACCTCTTTACTCCTCTCATGACTCACAAGATGACCTCCCGGAAGCTCTACCATTTTTGCAAGTGGATAAAGTTTGTGTGCAAGCCTTTTTGCATGAGATATTTGAGCAATCACATCACACCTCCCATGAATGACTGATATCAAGAAACCATTCTTGCCAATCATTTCAACTTCTTTTTTAGAAACTCTGTGTGTCCAGCAGGCGTTGACCTGCCCATCAAACCCATGATTTGACTGCATCCCAGTTGCTGATATCCCTTCCACATATCCCTGATATAATACCTGTCTTCTTGTTTTAACTCCAATGTGTTGTTCAAGATATTCCTGCATAGATACAAGGGGTGAGCTTCAAACTGTATTATGGATAATGGATAATGGATAATATAAACATCATCATCATATGATATGGTATAAAAGAATGAAACCTAACCTGTGTGTAATGAGTGTCCAGATCAACAGCTGCCCTTTGCTCTGGAGTTTTGGCCATCAAGAAACGCATTGCAATGGATAAGGTTTGACGATCAAACTGCATCAACCATTTTCACCATATTAGTAGATGATGATATCAATAATCaattaaattattttataaaaagagaAGAAAAGGTGATTTAGGAAGGAGTGGCATGAATCAATCTATTACTAGTAGTGTAGTCAGTACTcagtagtgtgtgtgtgtacctTGGGGAAACATTCATAGCCTCCACCGGTTACATTTAGCAAAGCCAAGGACAGAACCCTATCTGGGAAAACAGCAGCCACTTTGCAAGCTATCATACCACCTATattgtatttgtatgtatcaatgtatcaattataattaaataagtatactgaaacaaaatataagtatAAGAAATTTATGACTCACCCATTGAATGCCCAAATACATGAGCTTTCTTCCAACCTAAATGCTCCATTACAGATATTGCATCTGCGGCCATGATTTTAGTTCTGCGCTCAACATTCAACATTCAACATTCAACATTATCCATATGCTGTTTGGTTGGAACTTGGAAGTATTTCTGCCACTTTAAGTTGtaatttgtttgaaaatatttattattGAAAAAGATAAATAGATGATGAAATATATACCACGAGACGAGTACAAGTTAGTGAGTTATAATTTGTTTGACTGAAATTTGATTCTTTATTATttactcttaaaataattaatatcGCCTGGAACCAAAAAGTGTAAAAGTTGGTgtttccctttttttttttttttttttttttcttctgcgAGTTCAATTACGCCATGAACCCCCAATGTTATGCACCAAAAGTTCACACAAATAAGACATAAAATTCTGATGATTTTTGACTGAAATGACAACAGGCTTACGTACGTGTATTCGGATTTGTGTTTAGGTATGGAGCTTCGACCCATTCCTCGATTATCAAAAACACAAATTTCTATCCCATTCCCATTCCCATTGCACACACCGTCTTCGGAGCTCCGATTATCATCAATATCATTCGCCCGCGTCGTCCCAACCAGCCCCTCGATTTGTGGCTTCCATGAATCGTGTGTCCCAGCCAATCCTGACACGAAATCCAACCACGTAAATCGAAGATCATAATTTATTCAGGGAAACACTAACAGTAATATATAGATACCTATGATCATGAGAACTTTAACTGGTCCGCCGCCGTAGGTTCTGTAGAAAATCTTGATACCATTGTTGGTAGTTCCGACGTTGCAGTATGGCATCGTTTCTCACCAGAATTttcagagagaggagagggaaggtgGGTGTTGTCTGAGCTGTAGTTTATTTTTGTAGAAAATaacgaaaataaataaataaatagatatgtTCATTTTAAAGAAATGGGAAGGAGGGAGGAATTTCCCTTTCAAAATGAGGATAAAATAGCGGACACGACGACACGTAACCAGGTAAGATGGTCAGCAGTGGCAGCTTGGTCAAAATACACAGTCAACCCGCGTGTCAAACCTTTGTATCACATTTcaatttctattttttatttcaaaattaagaCAAATACTATAagttatattaatttatttttaaaaaatgcatttatataaatctttttaaaataataaaaaagaagTCAAACGACCACTTGAttgggttttttttattttattttattttagcacCTTTTGTAGTCAAATACACCCATCtcaaaacaaacaaataaagGCACCTACATATATTATACTGTATTAATTAATTGAGTATATAAAATATTCATCAACAATGAATGAGCAAATAGATATAAGTTGTGGATAAAATAGTATTACCGTATGAAAATTTTACATAAACTTAAGTTGAAATTTCTATAAGAAATAATCTAAAAGGGCCAAGTTGAAAATAATTCGATTTTATGTAAGATATGGATATTAAAATTGTGGCCAAGATTCATCACTATCACATAAGATAAATGCACTACAAGCACATGCGATTCTGGCCTCACGAGTTAAAGGTTGCATATGCGAACTGCAGAACCAGAAGAGTTTTTGGAGTCATAGACTCATAGTTGATGGCGACCTTTATGAATCGGCCAAGTTAAAAAATAATGGACAAGTGTTCAAATAAGAGTCGACGACCTTTAGCTATATTCTTGCCGTTGTGACACGTGTGTCATCCCGATGTCTAGCATAACTGTCACATTGCATAACTAACATATATTAATAATCTAGTTCAAGCGTTTTACTAAGTTTAAGGTCGAAGGGAATGGCTCACTAGCCAAGCTCGCCTCCAACTCGTTACAAGACCCCAACATCACCCTGTAGGACGTAACCCTCATTAGATGACTCGTTAGAATGACCTCGCTACCTGGTTAACAAGAGGAAAGAGAAAGATGTTAAAGAGAAGAAGGCTCGTATTGGTCCATttccttttgttttgtttttttttttttttttaaatcaaaggattatGATTGGTTGTTTTTCATTTGTTGTTTTTTTCTTCAGAATTCAAGTGTAAATGAAACTAGATGGCAGGTAAAAACATGATGTGACAATGTGCTAAAGATGTTACCACTCCATATATCTTAATACTTCCCCTTAATTAAACTAGGCTTGGATTACGCCCAATCTAACCTTCATCTTTACAAATCTCCAACCTAGCTTTAAAACTTTAGCGAACAGTTTGATCATTTGATTTGCAAAAGTTGACTTCAACTTCTTCACGTGGTATGTACTAACTACCAAATGAAGTGATATTTGATCCTTATATGCTTGCATGCTACCACTCCATATAGTCTAATACTCTCCCTTAATTAAACTAGACTTGGATTACGCCCAATCTAGCTTTCATCTTTACAAATTTCCAACCTAGCTTTAAAACTTTAGTGAGCTGTTTGATCACTTGATTTGCAAAAGTTGACTTCAACTTCTTCACATGGTATGTACTAACTCCCAAATGAAGTGATATTTGATCCTTATATGCTTTCTTTTCCAGTGTACACTGAGTTATTAGTGCTATTTATGATTTATTGTCATAACAACTTATTGTTGGTTCATTTTGAGGGAACTTTAATTCTTCAACTACCActttttgtttcttagattgccatgAAATCACACCTAAACCCAAACTAAATACATAACCAGAAAGCGCTTTTGCTATCGTTGATATCCCCCCCACCCAACATAGGCATTGTCACAATAAACCATTAACTTCGGATTTGCAACCTTCTAATATGTAATACAAGGGCAGACGCAGGATTTCGTAGTAGGTGTTGCCAGTGACACATTTTTTTTACGTAGTGGCACAATAGTAGAAAAAACGAGAAATTAAAAATAGTTTACATTGCGTCCGAAAAAATAAGGGTTGCCGGTGCCACTATGGGCACCATAGTGGAACCGCCTTTGTGTAATACCATAATCGAATGTTCCTTTAATATATCGCCAAGACCCTTTTTCCAGTCGATCTCCTAATGACTTTGCTCGGGTGATTCCATGAATCTGCTCACTATAAACATGATGTCCAACCTTGTACTAGTAAGTCCATATGAAACATTTTTGCATGGATGGTCCTTACGAAGCAAACCTTGCCCACAAATGGCCCTTAGTGGGGATGCTCCATGTGCCTTGCACATGTGGGTATTTTCTTCATTTCACATAGGGTTTATAACATTTACTTATATATTGACCTCTTTTTCATCATATTCCTCTAAGACTTCATATGTGAAGTGTACGAAGCTTAAGAACACTAAGAAGAATGGTGATTTTCCATCGTGGAAGCTGGCATCTTGTTATTGTCACATCATGATCTAATCGTAACCCTAGAAGGTGATTTTGGTCTTGTGCTAGTAGTGAGAGCAGGTGCAGTTGGGCTGGGTGGTATAATGACCACATGTGTCCTAGATCGGTAGAAGTGATACCTGGGTTACTTAGGTCTATCAACAAACTCCAACAATCCATTTAAGAAGCTACAATGCAAGCAAGGATGTATACGTTAATCCATTTTTTAATTGGATTTTTTGTGGTAATTCGTTACTTAAAACATGGTTGAGTAGATTTTCGGGTTAATGTCTTTTTTGGCTTGAACGTATGAAAGTGTAGACTTGGTTGCAGGCTTAATGTACCGGTGGTATTATTTTGAGTCTGATGTAATGTCTAAATGCAAGAAGGTATAGGCTTGGCGTCACACCTTCAACCAGCAGCGAAAGCGTCGGGTTAGCTTCATATAGTCTTGCTGTCACAATTTGTTACTTAGGTCCtttatgaaaaatggttttggATGTTTaacttatgtttttaaaataaaattttggtttgaaatttgggATGGTACAAAAATCTGTATGACTTTTGGTAGGCATATTCATGTTAGTTATCCAAGTTTGTTACTGACCAATGAGCCGATGTCTTATAAAACACAAGTTATACCCACATACAAAACAAAGGAGTattcaaactttttatttttgtgattttgttaattattattaatGGGCCATGTATTTTCTTTTCATTAAAATGAATTTCAAATACATTCAACAACTATTTTTCAAAAGTCTCTGGTCGGTACATACACACCCAACTACAAAAATCCAAAAGTACACAAACCACTTCCACTcaaccaaagtctatcacatccCAAACATAAGACGCTGAAAGTTGGAACAGTACTCGAAACACTTGATATTCAAAGTaccctgtaacatcccaaaaatttcataaagtttaaacttttcaaaacaacatttttctatagaagtgtttacaaaaaaaaaaaaaaaaaaaaaaaaaactattgttcccaaaaaattatttaaaaatcagaatatctttcaacatagttttcaaaacattcacattatcagagtttcccaaaaatcataagtccaaaacgTGAGGATGtttacggtcacgccttcaccttgccacgatccattgaagtacctgaaaccataaatcaaaactgtaagcacgaagcttagtgagttcccccaaagtaccaacacccaaaaagataacatatacaaataacagtaTGTATACAgggccttcaacatgactggaaccCCCCACCGGCCTACAATCCATCTGGTACGTCAcagagccttcagtctgactaGAACGCCCCACCGGCCTACAGTTTATCTGGTACGCCTCAGCGGGCCTTCAGCTTATCCGGACCCTTCTTCGGGCCTTCGGCTTGACTGGTACAccccactggccttcagtctatccgggacaCCTTGGgtctattggccttcagcacaaagcaggtctgcctcaacccaaccacacacacaaaccatgtcgacatatacataacggataagcatacatataatgtACCGATATAAACATTATTAGGTTTGTTGACTAGCTGCACTAAGTAGTACTGTCTCAAACCAACTTCACTACATCAACACATGCTACTGGAAAACATATAGCCAGAATAGATATcagacagatctaacagatcactaagcataacaacttcctatctaccatgataccgatctaacagatcataacatcataacaacatcccatctaccaggataccgacctaacagatcataacaatataatagcatgcataacatgatatcaatccaatgggccggaattgatgcctttgacccacaagtatagtgaggacaactcacctagaatgcagaagcttcccgaaagaaatccctagttgctgccctgctggcttcccgagctatcaataccaacaacacacctaattagcaattgggttccatgccataatccataatccatacttggggtaaaatgttcattttaccccttgtaacgaccgaaaaaaatacaaccaattttaaatttttcaaaaacagctcgattccattaaatctttacaaaaaggtttgcaatacaaaatatttaacgtatttccagaatcacattactacaaaatcatgaggagcggtacgatcacgccttcgcctggccacggtctcctgaagaacctgaaaaatataaaaccacaactgtaagcccgaaagcttagtgagatatccccaaaataccaaccacatacaccatacacgcataacatgccacaacatatcagatcacagaacagccatgcacttcgggtctactgtgtgactggtccgccgcaccgacctacagtccacctggtccaccctctgagtctatccacatacatcgagtctgcagtgtgattggtccgcccgcaccgggccttcaatccacctggtccgctctctgagtctacagtatgactggtccatccacaccgggcctttagtctgcctggtccactctccgagcctcgacacgtctggtccgccctcttggggcctacaacctatccggaccgctcgctgggccttcggaacaaccggtccgccctgggtatcttagcctacagcacaaagcaggacccgcctcaacccaactccaatccaaaccaccatgtgcacatatacatacaatcatatagaaattcacagtcaacaagcagatcaaacatatcacataacatatcatcatcctaaccaggataccgacctaacaggtcactagcatagcatctccctatctctcaggataccgatctcaatcaggtctctaacatataccatcctagctctcaggatgcaaacatatcacagcaacaacataacaacaactacccagaTCTTAAttcgataagggccggccttggtgccttagaccctgttgatatagtgaggataactcacctcgcgaatgTCGATACTCTAAACTGAAGAATCGaaccaccaactcaccgcaaatcccgaactaaccatcaTAACAAATAAACATTAGGTCAAACATACTTCCACATATTGGACCAAGACCAAAATCCAAGTCTCATACAAAGTCcaacattggcccaatttaccaaattgggcccacttcaccaaatgggcctagaaccaaagtccataacaataattaggcccaaaacactctttCCATAAATTCCCAGACTTGGCCCAACAACCAACTGCCCACCAACGGCCCAAACTCGAAGCCCAAAAACTGAAAGTCCAACAggagaagtacgttgggcgtaccctccttggtacgcggggcgtacaacatTGACTCGCAAAGAAAATCAGGGCACTGGCCCGCTACGCGGGGTGTACACTAAGGCTACGCGAGGCGTAACCCTGATGCTCAACAAATTCACATAATGACTTAATggtttaagctcttaagcccaaacttcagatccttaaGCCAAAAATGATTAGAACtcataaagtctcagactttatcacttgggacgtccttaagctcttaatccaaggtcttaatccattaagacctatatatctcacacatggagcaactacagcccttgggacctcaatTTTCCCACTCAAGACCTCCctaaaggtctgaaaggacagataatcttgaccaaaTCGAAATATGCAACAAGGtaaggacttttgggacaagaatggggacaaagcttcaaaatacatagatctatacaatatgaaggtcaagcaagaagctttatacctcaaacaagctccaaaggatggtatctcttcagatctacaagctccaatcgtccctcttcttccttgacaacttcccttttctccttcaagcctttcttttgccaacaagagctttccaaggtcaaacacactcAAATATAGAGGGAatacgagatttagggtttctctgaggttgaagatgagcataaggaggctaaggggtgaaccaacatgttccttatatagtggctgacccaaaattagggtttggagtttatgagagtacgctgggcgtactcacccggcCATCCCGCGTACATCAcaccattacgctgggcgtacccagccagactccaaaacacatgcatgccatgcatgcatgggacccttCTTCCACTTATACCACAACGAGCTATAAACAATAATCATCTTTGAAACACCGCAACTCCTCTAATCTAAACCTACTCCCAAATAACTTACATTCATACGGGGTGACGAGAAGCCCAATGCTTCTAACACATACGCTAGCCCAAAACCTTCTCGGATGAAACTCATTTCTCGCAAAAGGACCAGAATTAACCTTCCTCTTAATTCTCAGGGACTCATAGTTACACACTTaaagaacagggtgttacaattctcccccacttaaattaggcttcgtcctcgaagcctgcaacaACTCTACTTCAAAATACTCCtacgacgcgccacctggccctaaccagaccaggttcccca containing:
- the LOC111888810 gene encoding uncharacterized protein LOC111888810 isoform X2, translated to MPYCNVGTTNNGIKIFYRTYGGGPVKVLMIIGLAGTHDSWKPQIEGLVGTTRANDIDDNRSSEDGVCNGNGNGIEICVFDNRGMGRSSIPKHKSEYTTKIMAADAISVMEHLGWKKAHVFGHSMGGMIACKVAAVFPDRVLSLALLNVTGGGYECFPKFDRQTLSIAMRFLMAKTPEQRAAVDLDTHYTQEYLEQHIGVKTRRQVLYQGYVEGISATGMQSNHGFDGQVNACWTHRVSKKEVEMIGKNGFLISVIHGRCDVIAQISHAKRLAHKLYPLAKMVELPGGHLVSHERSKEVNEALLDLIRASETKTSPFDWTNLSPNTSTSNCCFYSQTVGHHHLAAD
- the LOC111888810 gene encoding uncharacterized protein LOC111888810 isoform X1 translates to MPYCNVGTTNNGIKIFYRTYGGGPVKVLMIIGLAGTHDSWKPQIEGLVGTTRANDIDDNRSSEDGVCNGNGNGIEICVFDNRGMGRSSIPKHKSEYTTKIMAADAISVMEHLGWKKAHVFGHSMGGMIACKVAAVFPDRVLSLALLNVTGGGYECFPKFDRQTLSIAMRFLMAKTPEQRAAVDLDTHYTQEYLEQHIGVKTRRQVLYQGYVEGISATGMQSNHGFDGQVNACWTHRVSKKEVEMIGKNGFLISVIHGRCDVIAQISHAKRLAHKLYPLAKMVELPGGHLVSHERSKEVNEALLDLIRASETKTSPFDWTNLSPNTSTSNCWTSSSSSRLNSETESSNSGIALAEKMRIMILYILGLFLVVLEYIKRARVLGCLKPIRV